Within Lagopus muta isolate bLagMut1 chromosome 1, bLagMut1 primary, whole genome shotgun sequence, the genomic segment GTGGTACTAGGCCACTGATGTCCCCGTAGAATAACATTTATAGAGAGCAGATCAGAAAGGCAAGCCAGGTAAAGAAGCCAAAGTTAGTGCTGAGACTACTTACATGCCTGCTATGCCAGATATGAATGCTTAGACTAAAAATATAGCTACTAACCAGCATTTATTGGGGTAGTCATCAGACAGTGTCTGCCAAGAGCCATGGACTCATGATTAGGTCTCTGTAGACAAGAGGCAGAACTTCCTCAGACCTCTGCTCCCAAACAGCCAAATTTTGCTCAAAGAATGTTTGCAGAGTTGCAACAATATACATCCTCACTGAAATAACTGCAAAGCATGTAATCACTTACTAGTGGTTATCGCAGGCTATAAGTGATACAGGGAAAAACTTGAGTTCGGATTTTGTTTATCTTCTCAGCAGGGTGTAAATGGTATTTTAGTACCTCAGTCTTTGAGCATTTCATCTCTACTGATTTCAAGTGCATCTGGCAGCCTTGAAGATAATTTCAGAGAAGTACACAACAGTCTGTAAGATCCATTTCATGAGATCCATTTCCCAAACCAGCGGTTTTGCCACATAGGCTGTTTCTTAAGTCAAGCTCTTTCATAAGATAAAGCTTCATGAGAACCTGGCTTCCACCATCAAATTAATTCAAGACATTTATTGCATTTTCCCCAACTTCTCACCAGAGCTCATTACCTCCACAGAAGTGCATTTTACCCATTTCTGAGACAGCACTGAGAATCAAGTCACTGATGTGGGTCTGGCCTAAAACAAGGTCTCAGCCACTCTATTTTTACCAGCACCTCAGAATTAGTTTTGTAACACTGATAAAGAGCAGGAAATTTCAGGGGTATGACGGTCAAAAACCTGTCCAACAGGCTTGAAAGGACTTATAAAAGCCTATGGCATTCATGTGGATGGTAATTTCTCTGTCATTCTGACTCCTCAGTGAATGTAGCCTTTTATATTCCCCATTTCCTTAAATTTCAGACTGGATCCAGGGTGAACtggttaaaaggaaaaaggagttCTCTAATTTCATGGTATTTCCTGAAGATGTATAAGAGatgtaagaaggaaaaatcGTGGATGGGGAAACAAACACTTAGAGCTATAAGAACATGGATATTGGTCTTTTTCTGCTGCCTTGTTCCAGGACTCACTGTTCAATGACTGAGCTTATGTTTTACCTTAAGAGACAAAAAGAGATTCCAGCTGCTTCTAggccttctgcttccttcactGATGCATCAGAGGCAGTgagaaaacattgaaaaatcAAGCCTCACACAAATCAAGTCAAATATGCTATTCCAATTCAGCCAACGTGAGGCCAAGTTTTCAAACAGTTTTAATGTGCAAACTGTAAGGACTGTAGTCAGAGGAGGGAGTGGcaaattgttttgattttaatctTATTGTTTGCATATCTTCCCCCCTGCAGACTGTATAACGCCAAGTCCCTCATAGTCACATCCTAGATCACTGTTGAACAGTCAGCAACAAGGCCATTCTTGAGGCAGCAAAGCATAGTCGAGTTTAGTTGCCAACTGAGCTTACTTCATGTTTGCCACTGTTTTCCAAGGATGCTACTGCAAAATTGGCATTAATTAAAAACCTCCGCAAGGGCTGGAGCTGGTGCCTATGAATGTGCATGTGTGGTGACCTCCAGTGTCAGTCACATGAGTGCAGGTATAAATACTGTCCAGTTGAGGGAGCAGTTATTTTTTAAGTACTTGACTCGTTTCCCAGATACTGATACCCAGATCGCTGTGCTGCAAGGTGAAAGGAAGCATGAATGCCTTGTCCTGTACTTCTTCCGTCCTTGTTGTATCTTGGACTTAAAAGGCAAATGTGGCCAACTTCTCTTAGGCTGTACGTGTGTTTGACAAGTGGGAAGATATGAGAACTCTAAACATCAAGATATTGGTCCCATAATAATTTAATCCTTATACTTTCGGTTGGAAAAAAGATTACGTTTTAACCTGAAAGAAGTTAAATCTTTAATGTTAAACATTAATCTTTGAAAGCAATACATTTGTATTTGTAAAGAACAGATCAGATTGTTCATACTGGTAAATCTCAAACTTCTTAACTAGAAATGAAATTGATCTGTAGAGTTAGCAGTTAAGGAAGAGAAAGCCATCTCTATAAAAATTGGATACATAATCACCAAAGATCAACCATATATGTAAGTGTTGTCTTTTCATTCTTAGGTATTTCCCCAAGACTTCACAGTTTTGGGCTTggagctgagggaactggtcCCAGCCATTTTTCACCTGCAAGACAAATCAGCACATAAAGAGTTAAAATTTAATACAGATAAATAATTGTCTAGtcacatttctgcagctgaacGTCTATTCCTACTCTTCCTTCTAAGGGCAAATACTGATGATGgaatacaaatatttctctCGTATGTCATGCTTCAGGCATCTTCCAGCATCCTTTACTGCATAGTTACAAATGAAGTGGTATGGaagaattatttcctctgtTACAGATAAGAAATTCTGCAGGTCCTGAATGCTATGCTGAAGCCAAATGTTTTAAGGACTACTTCTTTTCAGGGGCTAGAGGAAAGAGTATGAAGGGTAAGAGGCTGGGCAATCAGAGAAACAATTTGAAGTGGAAACTAGTGGAAGAGGGAAGAACATTCCAGTTAGGATTAGAAATTATCAAAATGGCTGCTTAAAACTTCATATTCTTTACTCTCATTTtcacaaagaatatttttaaataatccaAACCcattcaaataaagaaaacaagcatacaaaagttttcttctgtttagtCTATGACCaaatttaatttacattaatGATGATCTGCTGCTGACATTTTTCCACAAATGCATTGGACCTAATTACACACAACTCTTTCTAGTCACTGCTTTCCTATTCTCCAAGTGCAGCCAAATCTAAGATCAGATTCCCTCTAACTCAGGTGACCAAGTTTAGTTGCATTTTattaagagaaatgaaaataagtacATTCCCATCAAAGAGGATGGTCAGTCAAtggatttctgtttaaaattgtGCAGTTATGTAACAGTGAACTACGGATTTAAGAGCTGTGATAGCATGTTGTTTATTGAGGAGGAACAGATTTAAGGTAAAATGTCAGAATAGCAGAAAGTCAGTGTCACTCAGTCTTAATCTTATCCAAGATGTAACACCCAGTATCAAGTAGTTAAATATGAACATTTTGAAATCTAAACAAATTTAATAGCAATTTAAGAATGGCACATGGTGCACAAAACCTTGAACCACATCAATAAGAAAGGATGGAGAACTCAAATTATTTCTTCCCTGGGAAAAGGACTACATATTTGGTCACTCTAAATGTACTAAAATCCATTCCAGACAGCAGTTTCATCCCTTGAGAAGTATACtcaacattattttatatttgaagaACATGAACACTATTTCATTCATATTTACTATTTCACACACTCACCTATAATGCTAGCTAGCAGCTCCAAACGATCAGAGCCAAAAAAGAGATGAGGTTTTCCATCAACATGTGCCACAACAGCAGGCATCCCAAAAGCCTATTGACAGCATGGAGATTAAATTGTGAATGTTATAATGAGAGAAACTTTTGTAGGCACATGATCAGTGTTCAGGAATAAAATCCAAAATGTTGACTTTTCTTGCCTTCTCTTCATTTGAACTTCATTCTGAAAGATGAGTCTAATGGAGCTATCAGAAAGTAAAGGGCTCTTACAATGTGGTAAACCCACAGTTTTATCTAAAGTAGTGATAGATGGTATTTCTTGATTCTGGCCCTGTAGCTGCCCATTCTTGTCAATCAACTTGAACGGGCTGAATGGGCTTCCCAGATGACAATGCAATAAATTACCAGTGAGTTAGCTTGTACATgctcaaaaagcaaaagagagatgATCTGTATAGTGCTTTCTAACCATCACCTTCATTGTTCCTTGCTTCCCAGTGTTCTTAATGGGGAAGGAATGCCTAGCTGTGACATCAAAAGGCATTGGAAGCACCTCACCCCATATTTTATCGCTTCCTCAGTTGTGTCCTTCAGACGATTCTTCACTTCAGGGGATGAAATCATCTCAAGTAGCTTCTGGGTGAGCTCAGAGGATAGCCCAGTCTTTTCTGCTACCTGACAAGTGACAATAAAATCAGGCATGCTCTAATACAACATATTCTAATTCCTACTATGGActaattaattttgttcttcaaTGTTTATTATATTAGTTTACTTAAAaagtttattacaaaaaaaaaaaacaaaaaacacaaaatattcttGAAGTCCTTCTTGCTCATTATCTTGCTTCATTCCCAATCCACTCTCATTTGCTAACTTCTAGTCCCTGAAGCTCTAAACGTGCTGGTTTTTATTCAGGCATTCCAGAGAAAATACTGAGTGTAATGTTTGCTaagacagaaacattttgtGTTGCCACATAGGAGCTCAGATACTTGTAACTCATggtgtttttaaaagctatcTCACAAAGAACACTAATTTCCTAACAtctacctgcttttttttttttttcctgtccttcaagaaaagtaaaagtaaTCCTGAGAGAAAAATGCTCACAgtcactttttctttcacttagaAACCACATTTTCTTGtactttctcctcctcccatACCAGGAGGATCAGTAACTCTTTTTAACTCTACTTGAGTGGGAGATACACATGAGTAATCTGATAATAATACAAAATGCTGTGCAAGCGTGGTACACAAAGCATTTAGACTGCAACCTTTGCACACAGACATAATATCTGATTGTCACCATTTCAGAGGAGGAGCATTCAGGAGGACTGGGGCAGGATTCTGAGGCTACATTGGTTCTGTAGGAAGTTATGAGAAGTCGCTGCTAACTAAGAactgggtttaaaaaaaataaataatactacAGGCACATGTGGAACTGTATCAAGTAAACAACATACCATTTCTCAAACACTGTGTAAAAGAAATTCTCCTGTAAATACTCAGATGAAAAAAGATTGCAACCTATTGCGGCCTTGGATGGCTTATTTCTACAAGAGAGGAAGGTCTAATATTTGCTGTaggggcaggaaaaaaaaaatacagacagaagCAAACGAGGAGATGCCTACATCCCTGCCATGCTGAACATGGATACACTCAAAGACTGCCAAGAAGTGGCTAAATTACTTGGAGTTCAAATTTTGTCTCTtggaaagataaataaaagTGCCACCATTTTCTGAAATTCCAGTGAAGAGATGTGttaagatgaaacaaaaaagcaatgagTAGACTGGGGAAACAGCTGGACTACAAGTTTCAAATAGCAATGGCAGATAGTAGAGCCTGTATCTCTTAGGCACaggcaattctttttttcttcacgtTCCAGTaacttaataataaaaatcatagaatcatagaaaaacATAGAAAGGAGATTCCTTAAATAGGGACACATAAACTTAGATGCCATTACAGCCTTAACTGCAATAAACAAAATCTCACTTGCAAAAGACTATATAAGACAACTGCAATTTCTAAACACATAAGATGGCAATACAGCACTAAATTTAATAGTAAAACCTCGCTCCATCATTTCAAGGAGCATCAACTTTCCTGGCAAAGTGAACCATTTCACAAGAAGATTTCATCCATGCATAATATCAAAACCTCAGGGCATTCTGGAGACTACTTATTTCTTTAACCACTGttaagaaaactgaattaataataattcattttccattccaGGTGTTTTGCTATAtgaactaggaaaaaaaaaaaaaaaaaaaggagaaaaggagatttTTATTCTaagaattataaataaataaataaaatttgaaacagATCAGGTAGGAAAGTTAAACCCCCActtttttcaagcagaaaattttaaaatctccGAGTGGTCATTTcaaaaatttattaaaataaaggcACACTAAGCTGTCTCCATGGTTGTTACTGATCCAAGTAATCAGTAAGAATaaaccagaaaagcagaagcactAACAAAAAGAAGAGACTTACAGCCAAAATACTCTCCACCTGACTGATATCTTCATGctgttaaaagaagaaaataagtagTTTGCTTAACATGAACAAGAGCTCAGTTCTGGACTTGAAAGGAAGTTtcctaagaaaacagaaataaaacaacattaGTTGTCCCTGCTGGAGAAGttttttcaggaaaacatttgAGTTACCTAATGAAAGATTGTTCTGACACAAACTGCTGATTCTCTCAGTCTGTAGTACTCTCAAtacatactgaaaataataagGAACAGCAAATTAAGACAACTAGAAGTGAATTCTTTTCTTGCAGTGACTCCTGAATTACTGCTGTGGTTTACTCTGGCAAGAGTCTCAGCTCCACACTGTCATTGGCTCACCTCTACCCTTACAGTGGGATaggggagagaactggaaaaaggtaaaacttgtgggttgagaCAAAGACACTTTAGTAGGGctgaaaaggaaggggaaaattgtgaatatatacatatgtgtgtatatacacacgTACACACACGTATGCACAAAAGTGATGAGCAGTTCTATTGCTCACCATATGCCAAATATTGCCCACccagtccctgagcagcagcttcccTCCAGCCAAAAACCCCATTTTTATCATTACatacagcatcacagaatcctggttctgtcccctcccagctctttGAGCAATCCCAGCTCCTCACAGGCAGAGCCtacaagaagctgaaatgtccttgcctctgtgcagcactgctcagcaacagctaaaacatcagttttttaacattatttttctcctaaatcaAAAACATGGCATCGTATCAGCCACCATCATGAAAACTAACTTTAGCCCAGCTGAAACCAAGATGGACACTGATGACCTCATGTTTCCTTCCATGACTTCTAGTTGAaagacttttcctttcttttgctcacATTTCACATTTAATGAAGCGAGTCAGAAACGTTGACAAAAAGGATCAAGGCTTCATAAATACTGACCTGTGACCAAAAACGTAACCAGAACTCTCTAGATAAGGGTTCCAAGTACTTTGGTTGTGTCATATCAATGGCTGTGATGAAACGCATGGCTCCAAGACTGCCTGGAATTAgtggaaacaaagaaacatgCTGAAACATGGCACAGAGTCACAAACAGGTAAGAGTTTTAAGAAGTATTACCTAAATACAGTATAATCTTATTTTTAACTATTTCCAAATAGTAAAATTTCTGCTGAATCAACTGTATCTTCAGTGTTAATTTGGAAGTTTTCCTTTCATGgttaaaaaacacacagatttcATACTGCTAACAGATACAGGGAGAGGCTATGGACAGAGAA encodes:
- the GSTK1 gene encoding glutathione S-transferase kappa 1 — its product is MGRVVVELFYDVVSPYSWLGFEVLCRYQHIWNIDLRFRPAFLGGIMQSTGNKPPALLPKRAEYLRKDIVRMAKYYQVPLTVPEDVFQRILGKSSLGAMRFITAIDMTQPKYLEPLSREFWLRFWSQHEDISQVESILAVAEKTGLSSELTQKLLEMISSPEVKNRLKDTTEEAIKYGAFGMPAVVAHVDGKPHLFFGSDRLELLASIIGEKWLGPVPSAPSPKL